In Clostridium sporogenes, one genomic interval encodes:
- a CDS encoding methyl-accepting chemotaxis protein, with the protein MKSIKSKIVTIIAIVCIVSVALCSSISYYFSYKAIMAESTNKVSMASQKYSEMINGWLLTKAKLMDSMVVDFQYNNKYDQKNIYSYFQSQLKDNKDVIGMYVGFEDKKFISGNGWIPTKDYDCRQRDWYKEAVKKDGIIYSAPYIDKKFNSMVITVAKPIRKDGKIIGVVGMDVVVDYLKTLVQKATPVKNSYGFLLDSNNDFIVHPNKEFQPKDEKVINVSKIMDGKLKDLAQLDSSNNKVLKSKDYDNKEKIFTRSKIPSSNWSVGFSVPVEEFKKPLNNIIIGFLSVIAISLVAAVIFALYAGKKISDPILKITELVNETKDLDLTSRNNYETIALYKDETGIIGRAVIDLREELKNIVEELKKSSKDVLKYSEIVNGATDETVQSIEAISTTVDELAKGSVDQAKDAQNGSEKLFSLAEEIKITHNSTNLVKTYSLETKENSEKGILSMEETIDKFKENNRVNKELGKNVEMLSNKSGSIGEIINSIQSIAEQTNLLALNAAIEAARAGEAGKGFAVVAEEIRKLAEQTSISTKEIENIVREIQFEIDNTKNNMDLSEKVVGEVNDAMKISKKSFDIITKSIVDIINQIEILVENVNKVDSDKEEVLTSIQGISAIAEESAASTEEVSASVEEQTASMESISQTAKDLKEITSTLDELVNKFEI; encoded by the coding sequence ATGAAAAGTATAAAGTCTAAGATAGTAACAATTATAGCTATAGTTTGTATAGTAAGTGTAGCTTTGTGTTCTTCTATAAGCTACTATTTTTCTTATAAAGCTATAATGGCAGAATCTACAAATAAAGTAAGTATGGCATCCCAAAAATATTCAGAAATGATAAATGGATGGCTTTTAACTAAAGCTAAATTAATGGATTCAATGGTGGTAGATTTTCAATATAATAATAAATATGATCAAAAAAATATATATAGCTATTTTCAAAGTCAATTAAAAGATAATAAAGACGTTATAGGCATGTATGTTGGATTTGAGGATAAAAAATTTATATCCGGTAATGGATGGATACCAACTAAAGATTATGATTGTAGACAAAGAGATTGGTATAAAGAAGCTGTTAAAAAAGATGGAATAATATATTCGGCCCCATATATAGATAAGAAATTTAATAGTATGGTAATAACTGTAGCTAAACCCATTAGAAAAGATGGAAAAATAATAGGCGTTGTAGGTATGGATGTAGTTGTGGATTACCTTAAAACTCTAGTACAAAAAGCAACACCAGTAAAAAATAGTTATGGTTTTTTATTAGATAGTAATAATGACTTTATTGTTCATCCTAATAAAGAATTTCAACCTAAAGATGAAAAAGTGATTAATGTAAGCAAAATTATGGATGGAAAATTAAAAGATTTAGCACAGTTAGATTCTAGCAATAATAAAGTTTTAAAGTCAAAAGACTATGATAATAAAGAAAAAATATTTACAAGAAGTAAGATACCATCATCAAATTGGTCAGTAGGATTTTCAGTACCTGTAGAAGAGTTTAAAAAACCTTTAAATAATATTATTATAGGTTTTCTATCAGTTATAGCAATATCCTTAGTGGCAGCAGTAATTTTTGCCCTATATGCAGGTAAAAAAATATCTGATCCTATTTTAAAGATAACAGAGTTAGTAAATGAAACAAAAGATCTAGATTTAACTAGCAGGAACAACTATGAAACTATAGCTTTATATAAAGATGAAACAGGAATAATAGGTAGGGCGGTTATAGATTTAAGAGAAGAATTAAAAAATATTGTAGAAGAACTAAAAAAATCATCAAAGGATGTATTAAAATATTCAGAAATAGTAAATGGAGCTACGGATGAAACCGTTCAATCCATAGAAGCAATATCAACAACAGTAGATGAACTAGCAAAGGGATCTGTAGATCAGGCTAAAGATGCACAAAATGGGTCAGAAAAATTGTTTAGTTTAGCAGAAGAAATTAAAATAACACATAATAGTACGAATTTAGTCAAAACATACTCTTTGGAAACTAAAGAAAATAGTGAAAAAGGCATATTATCTATGGAAGAAACTATAGATAAATTTAAAGAGAATAATAGGGTGAATAAAGAATTAGGTAAAAATGTAGAGATGTTATCTAATAAGTCAGGATCTATAGGAGAAATAATAAATTCCATACAATCTATTGCAGAACAAACCAATCTATTAGCTTTAAATGCAGCTATAGAAGCAGCTAGAGCAGGAGAAGCAGGGAAAGGCTTTGCCGTTGTGGCTGAAGAAATAAGAAAATTAGCAGAGCAAACATCTATTTCAACTAAAGAAATAGAAAATATAGTAAGGGAAATACAATTTGAAATAGATAATACGAAAAATAATATGGATTTATCAGAGAAAGTTGTGGGAGAAGTAAATGATGCTATGAAAATATCAAAGAAATCCTTTGATATTATAACAAAATCTATAGTAGATATAATAAATCAAATAGAGATTTTAGTAGAAAATGTTAATAAGGTAGATTCAGATAAGGAAGAAGTATTAACTTCAATACAAGGAATATCTGCTATAGCTGAAGAGTCAGCAGCTTCTACAGAAGAAGTATCAGCTTCCGTTGAAGAACAAACAGCGTCTATGGAAAGTATTTCACAAACAGCTAAAGATTTAAAAGAAATAACAAGTACATTGGATGAATTAGTTAACAAATTCGAAATTTAG
- a CDS encoding metallophosphoesterase family protein: protein MDKHTNKIEKLIDKCFKDVDLIIHLGDFTSIRVLEKIKKKKKVIGVWGNNDRSGLRQELKEKEIVTLDGYKVGLFHGHGTEKNTLDRIYNIFKDDNVDIILFGHSHQPMIKTKNKTLIINPGSPSKKIRERWFSYVVLSLKKDKIEAKICFYNK from the coding sequence ATGGATAAGCATACTAATAAAATAGAGAAACTTATAGATAAATGTTTTAAAGATGTAGATTTAATAATTCATTTAGGAGATTTTACTTCAATAAGGGTTTTAGAAAAAATAAAGAAAAAGAAAAAAGTTATAGGAGTTTGGGGAAACAATGATAGAAGTGGATTAAGACAAGAGTTAAAGGAAAAAGAAATAGTTACCTTAGATGGATATAAAGTAGGCTTGTTTCATGGTCATGGAACAGAAAAAAATACATTAGATAGAATTTATAATATTTTTAAAGATGACAATGTAGATATTATATTATTTGGACATAGTCATCAACCTATGATAAAAACTAAAAATAAAACTCTTATTATAAATCCAGGATCACCAAGTAAAAAAATAAGAGAAAGATGGTTTTCTTATGTGGTTTTAAGTCTAAAAAAAGATAAAATAGAAGCTAAAATTTGTTTTTATAATAAGTAA
- a CDS encoding Fur family transcriptional regulator gives MDTIASIFREKNLKLTPQRIAVYKYLKSTKEHPSAETIYKALQPDYPTMSLATVYKALKTLVEVNLVKELNVGEGNFRYDANTHSHPHIQCVNCGRVDDIEEVSFSNLNNEIKNFTKYNVLYNRVYFYGICECCSNKSDSEN, from the coding sequence ATGGATACAATCGCAAGTATTTTCAGAGAAAAAAATCTAAAATTAACACCTCAGCGTATAGCTGTCTACAAGTATCTTAAATCTACTAAAGAACATCCTTCTGCTGAAACTATATATAAAGCTTTACAACCAGATTATCCTACTATGAGTTTAGCTACAGTTTATAAAGCTTTAAAAACCTTAGTAGAAGTAAATTTAGTTAAAGAGTTAAATGTAGGTGAAGGTAATTTTAGATACGATGCCAATACTCATTCACATCCACATATACAATGTGTTAACTGTGGAAGAGTAGATGATATAGAAGAAGTATCTTTTTCAAACTTAAATAATGAAATAAAAAATTTCACAAAATATAACGTTTTATATAATCGTGTTTACTTTTATGGCATATGTGAATGTTGCAGCAATAAATCAGATTCAGAAAATTAG
- a CDS encoding NADH peroxidase: MKKFICSICGYVFEGEEAPEKCPQCNAPKDKFVEKVEGEMAWADEHRIGVAKDVDPEVMEGLRANFMGECTEVGMYLAMSRQADREGFPEVAEAYKRIAFEEAEHAAKFAELLGEVVTDSTKKNLEMRVEAEHGACQGKKDLATLAKKLNYDAIHDTVHEMCKDEARHGSAFRGLLNRYFK, from the coding sequence ATGAAAAAATTTATATGTTCAATATGTGGTTATGTTTTTGAAGGAGAGGAAGCACCAGAAAAATGCCCTCAATGTAATGCGCCAAAGGATAAATTTGTAGAAAAGGTAGAAGGAGAAATGGCTTGGGCTGATGAACACAGAATAGGTGTAGCAAAGGATGTAGATCCAGAAGTTATGGAAGGATTAAGAGCTAACTTTATGGGAGAATGTACAGAAGTAGGAATGTATTTAGCTATGAGTCGTCAAGCAGATAGAGAAGGATTTCCAGAAGTTGCAGAGGCATATAAAAGAATAGCTTTTGAAGAAGCAGAACATGCTGCTAAATTTGCTGAATTATTAGGAGAAGTTGTTACAGATAGTACAAAGAAAAACTTAGAAATGAGAGTAGAAGCAGAACATGGTGCCTGTCAAGGGAAAAAGGATTTAGCAACATTAGCTAAAAAATTAAACTATGATGCTATTCATGATACAGTACATGAAATGTGTAAAGATGAAGCTAGACATGGATCAGCATTTAGAGGATTATTAAATAGATATTTTAAATAA
- a CDS encoding 50S ribosomal protein L25, with product MSNTSMTAIIREKSGKKCRKEGFAPGIIYGAEMKEAIKVKFEVPSLLRYLNKAGINSRLWLNIGDKKEYVLIKEIQKEPTTGEILNIDMQAVSHDEVIKNSIPVKFEGKEQLEHKGFLLEEFTPYIEVAGKVGILPEIIVVNVGENQPGDNIKVSDIKLDEDIKLYTDPEELLATVSYNGKGTAEETVS from the coding sequence ATGAGTAATACTTCAATGACTGCTATAATAAGAGAAAAAAGTGGTAAAAAATGTAGAAAAGAAGGATTTGCGCCAGGAATAATTTATGGAGCAGAAATGAAAGAAGCTATAAAGGTTAAATTTGAAGTTCCTAGCCTTTTAAGATATTTAAATAAAGCTGGTATCAATTCAAGATTATGGCTTAATATTGGAGATAAAAAAGAGTATGTATTAATTAAGGAAATACAAAAGGAACCAACAACAGGTGAAATACTTAATATAGATATGCAAGCTGTTTCACATGATGAAGTTATAAAAAATAGTATACCAGTAAAATTTGAAGGAAAAGAACAATTAGAACATAAAGGATTTTTACTAGAGGAATTTACTCCATATATAGAGGTAGCTGGAAAAGTAGGGATACTTCCAGAAATAATAGTAGTAAATGTTGGAGAAAATCAGCCAGGAGATAATATAAAAGTATCAGATATAAAATTAGATGAAGATATAAAATTATATACAGATCCAGAAGAATTACTAGCTACAGTATCTTATAATGGAAAAGGTACAGCTGAAGAAACAGTAAGTTAA
- a CDS encoding glycerophosphodiester phosphodiesterase: MKTFPLNIAHRGASSLAPENTLESFKKAIELKCDGIELDVHMTRDNQLIVIHDEFLDRTTNGTGSVRNLTLNEIKKLDAGSHFSNKFKYSKIPTLKEALDLIVPSNILLDVEIKQWEPEIEKNVITMIQNYNYEKKTIITSFNPMSVLKCKQICKDIKTGLLVFFLQTNPLDMKKKLKIDYLCMDVNYVKLFSQNNIDNLKKNNLKILTFTVDRKEDMAYMIKHKVDGIITNKPQLLNLFKYNPFNFMRFK, translated from the coding sequence ATGAAAACTTTCCCACTTAACATAGCTCATCGAGGTGCTAGTTCTTTAGCTCCAGAAAACACCTTAGAAAGCTTTAAGAAGGCTATAGAGCTTAAATGTGATGGAATAGAACTAGATGTTCATATGACAAGAGATAATCAATTAATAGTTATACATGATGAATTTTTAGATAGGACTACTAATGGTACTGGATCCGTTAGAAATTTAACCCTTAATGAAATAAAGAAATTAGATGCTGGAAGCCATTTTAGTAATAAATTTAAATACTCTAAAATCCCTACTCTTAAAGAAGCATTAGATTTAATAGTTCCTTCTAACATTTTACTTGATGTAGAAATTAAGCAATGGGAGCCTGAAATAGAGAAAAATGTAATAACTATGATACAAAATTATAACTATGAGAAAAAGACCATAATAACATCTTTTAATCCAATGTCTGTTTTAAAATGCAAACAAATTTGCAAGGATATTAAAACCGGTCTTCTAGTTTTCTTCTTACAAACTAACCCTTTAGACATGAAAAAAAAATTAAAAATAGATTATCTATGCATGGATGTGAATTATGTTAAACTATTTTCACAAAATAATATTGATAATTTAAAAAAGAATAATTTAAAAATACTAACCTTCACGGTAGATAGGAAAGAAGATATGGCATACATGATTAAACATAAAGTTGATGGAATTATAACCAATAAACCTCAATTGTTGAATTTATTTAAATATAATCCATTTAACTTTATGAGATTTAAGTAA
- the pflB gene encoding formate C-acetyltransferase: MFYDSWEKFNEGLWENNINVREFIQDNYTPYYGDHTFLKDPTKKTKDLWEQCETLIAEEIKKGILGVDLDNISAINAFNAGYIDKENETIVGLQTDKPLKRIINPFGGIRMVKQALEAYDYKLKPEIKDIFTKYRKTHNDGVFDAYTEEMRKARSAGLLTGLPDAYGRGRIIGDYRRIPLYGVDYLIKNKEEDLKAVKGEMNETTIRKREEISEQIRALIAMKEMALKYEIDISKPAKNAEEAVQFLYFGYLAGVKENNGAAMSLGRVSSFIDIYIERDLKQGILTEEKAQEIIDQFVIKLRLVRHLRTPEYNDLFAGDPNWITEAIGGMGLNGETLVTKTSYRFLNTLNNLGPAPEPNMTVLWSQNLPENFKKFCADMSIKTDSIQYENDDLMRDIYGDDYGIACCVSAMTLGKQMQFFGARCNLAKALLYSINGGVDEKKNIKVIDNIDAIEDSVLDYEKVKENYFKVLEYIADLYVNTMNIIHYMHDKYAYEAGLMALHDTEVERLMAFGVAGLSVVADSLSAIKYAKVKPVRENGIAVDFEIEGDFPKYGNDDDRVDEIAVEIVNKFINELKKNKTYRDAKHTLSVLTITSNVVYGKKTGSTPDGRKAGEAFAPGANPMHGRDKNGALASLNSVAKIPYKNICEDGVSNTFSIVPDALGKSEEERINNLVSILDGYFVQNAHHLNVNVLNRELLIDAMEHPEKYPSLTIRVSGYAVHFNRLTKAQQLEVISRTFHKDM; this comes from the coding sequence ATGTTTTATGATTCATGGGAAAAATTTAATGAAGGTTTATGGGAAAATAATATAAATGTAAGAGAGTTTATACAAGATAATTATACTCCTTATTATGGAGATCATACTTTTTTAAAAGATCCTACTAAAAAAACAAAAGATCTTTGGGAACAATGTGAAACATTAATAGCGGAAGAAATAAAAAAAGGAATATTAGGTGTAGATTTAGATAATATTTCTGCTATAAATGCTTTTAATGCAGGATATATAGACAAGGAAAATGAAACCATAGTAGGTCTTCAAACAGATAAACCACTAAAAAGAATTATAAATCCTTTTGGTGGTATAAGAATGGTAAAACAAGCTTTAGAAGCCTATGATTATAAGTTAAAACCAGAAATAAAAGATATATTTACTAAATATAGAAAAACTCATAATGATGGTGTTTTCGATGCTTATACTGAAGAGATGAGAAAAGCTAGAAGTGCAGGATTATTAACAGGACTTCCAGATGCCTATGGAAGAGGAAGAATAATAGGTGACTATAGAAGAATACCATTATATGGAGTAGATTATTTAATAAAAAATAAAGAAGAAGATTTAAAAGCTGTTAAAGGGGAAATGAATGAAACTACTATAAGAAAAAGAGAAGAGATAAGCGAGCAAATAAGAGCTTTAATAGCTATGAAAGAAATGGCACTAAAATATGAAATAGATATAAGCAAACCAGCTAAAAATGCAGAAGAAGCAGTGCAATTTTTATATTTTGGTTATTTAGCAGGAGTTAAAGAAAATAATGGGGCTGCTATGTCTTTAGGAAGAGTAAGTTCATTTATAGATATATATATAGAAAGAGATTTAAAACAGGGAATATTAACAGAAGAAAAAGCACAAGAAATTATAGATCAATTTGTTATAAAACTAAGATTAGTAAGACATCTTAGAACACCAGAGTATAATGATCTTTTTGCGGGAGACCCTAATTGGATTACAGAAGCTATAGGAGGAATGGGGTTAAATGGTGAAACTTTAGTTACTAAAACATCCTATAGATTTTTAAATACTTTAAATAATTTAGGACCAGCACCAGAGCCTAATATGACAGTATTATGGTCACAAAACTTACCAGAAAACTTTAAAAAATTTTGTGCGGACATGTCTATAAAGACGGATTCTATTCAATATGAAAATGATGATTTAATGAGAGATATATATGGAGATGATTATGGTATAGCTTGTTGTGTATCTGCTATGACTCTAGGAAAACAGATGCAATTTTTCGGTGCAAGGTGCAACTTGGCTAAAGCTTTATTGTATTCTATAAATGGTGGAGTAGATGAAAAGAAAAATATTAAAGTAATAGATAATATAGATGCAATAGAAGATTCCGTATTAGACTATGAAAAAGTTAAGGAAAATTATTTCAAAGTATTAGAATATATAGCAGATTTGTATGTAAATACTATGAATATAATACATTATATGCACGATAAATATGCTTATGAAGCTGGACTTATGGCACTTCATGATACAGAAGTAGAAAGACTTATGGCATTTGGTGTAGCTGGATTGTCTGTTGTAGCGGATTCACTAAGTGCTATAAAATATGCAAAAGTGAAACCAGTAAGAGAAAATGGTATTGCTGTAGATTTTGAAATAGAAGGGGATTTCCCTAAGTACGGTAATGATGATGATAGAGTTGATGAAATAGCAGTGGAGATAGTTAATAAATTTATTAATGAATTAAAGAAAAATAAAACTTATAGAGATGCAAAACATACACTTTCAGTTTTAACAATAACTTCTAATGTGGTGTATGGCAAGAAAACAGGTTCAACACCAGATGGAAGAAAAGCAGGAGAAGCCTTTGCTCCAGGAGCCAACCCTATGCATGGAAGAGATAAAAATGGTGCTTTAGCATCATTAAATTCTGTAGCTAAAATACCTTACAAAAATATTTGTGAAGATGGAGTATCGAATACATTTTCTATAGTTCCAGATGCATTGGGTAAAAGTGAAGAAGAAAGAATAAATAATTTAGTATCTATATTAGATGGATATTTTGTACAAAATGCTCATCATTTAAATGTTAATGTGTTAAATAGAGAGTTATTGATAGATGCAATGGAACATCCAGAAAAATATCCATCGCTTACTATAAGAGTATCAGGCTATGCAGTTCATTTTAATAGATTGACTAAAGCACAACAATTAGAAGTTATAAGCAGAACTTTTCATAAGGATATGTAA
- the pflA gene encoding pyruvate formate-lyase-activating protein, with amino-acid sequence MGKIHSIETMGLLDGPGIRVVVFFQGCQLRCIYCHNPDTWDLSAGIEISSDEILKKVLRYKPYFKQVGGITCSGGEPLMQPEFLLEILKKSKNQGIHTALDTSGVGKGNYEEILQYVDLVILDIKHIEEEKYINICGKRMEEFNKFKHVVNKLNKKLWIRHVVVPGINDTVEHIYKFKDYISTFNNIEKIELLPYHTLGVNKYENMGIEYKLKNVSPLSKDKLEELKKIISI; translated from the coding sequence ATGGGTAAAATTCATTCAATAGAAACTATGGGACTTCTAGATGGACCAGGAATTAGAGTAGTAGTGTTTTTTCAAGGCTGCCAATTAAGATGTATTTATTGTCATAATCCAGATACATGGGACTTAAGTGCGGGTATAGAGATTAGTAGTGATGAAATATTAAAAAAAGTATTAAGATATAAGCCATATTTTAAGCAAGTTGGAGGGATAACTTGTTCAGGGGGAGAACCTTTAATGCAACCTGAATTTCTTTTGGAAATTTTAAAAAAATCTAAAAATCAAGGTATTCATACAGCACTAGATACATCAGGAGTAGGAAAAGGAAATTATGAAGAAATACTTCAATATGTAGATTTAGTTATATTAGATATTAAGCACATAGAAGAAGAAAAATATATTAATATCTGTGGGAAAAGAATGGAAGAATTTAATAAATTTAAGCATGTTGTAAATAAACTTAATAAAAAATTATGGATAAGACATGTAGTTGTTCCAGGAATAAATGATACTGTAGAACATATATATAAATTTAAAGATTATATAAGTACTTTTAACAACATAGAAAAGATTGAACTATTACCTTATCATACATTAGGTGTAAATAAATATGAAAATATGGGAATAGAATATAAACTTAAAAATGTAAGTCCTTTGAGTAAAGATAAGCTTGAAGAATTAAAGAAAATTATTTCAATATAA
- the lgt gene encoding prolipoprotein diacylglyceryl transferase, with protein sequence MNPIAFHVGNLAIRWYGVVISIGAALGLILAMYSCKIREASYDEFINMFLIAFPSAIIGARLYYVIFEFEDYRDNLINIFNIRQGGLAIHGGIIFGVLAVYIYLKYRKESFFQYVDVAAPSIILGQAIGRWGNFFNSEAHGGPVTKEFISKFPEFIQKGMFIEGTYYHPTFLYESIWNFIVCIFLIYLLKKTKKKGIVFMSYIGLYSLGRFFIEGLRTDSLYLGSIRVAQLMSIAGMILSIFFIYNIMKKEGK encoded by the coding sequence ATGAATCCAATAGCATTTCATGTAGGAAATTTAGCAATTAGGTGGTATGGTGTAGTAATATCTATAGGAGCAGCTTTAGGTCTAATATTGGCTATGTATAGTTGTAAAATAAGAGAAGCAAGTTATGATGAATTCATAAATATGTTTTTAATAGCTTTTCCATCAGCTATTATAGGAGCTAGATTATATTATGTTATTTTTGAATTTGAGGATTATAGGGATAACTTAATTAATATCTTTAACATAAGACAGGGTGGTTTAGCAATTCATGGGGGAATAATTTTTGGAGTATTGGCAGTATATATATACCTAAAATACAGAAAAGAAAGTTTTTTTCAATATGTAGATGTGGCTGCCCCTTCTATAATACTAGGTCAAGCCATTGGAAGGTGGGGAAATTTTTTTAATTCAGAGGCTCATGGAGGGCCTGTTACAAAAGAATTTATAAGTAAATTTCCTGAGTTTATACAAAAAGGAATGTTTATAGAAGGGACTTATTATCATCCAACATTTTTGTACGAATCAATTTGGAATTTTATAGTATGCATTTTTCTTATTTATCTTTTAAAAAAGACAAAAAAGAAAGGTATAGTTTTTATGTCTTACATAGGATTATATTCTTTAGGAAGATTTTTTATAGAGGGCTTAAGAACGGATAGTTTATATTTAGGATCTATAAGAGTAGCACAACTAATGAGTATAGCAGGCATGATTTTGTCTATATTTTTTATATATAATATTATGAAAAAAGAAGGAAAATAA
- a CDS encoding helix-turn-helix transcriptional regulator, whose protein sequence is MSKISHILQLLIILQYKEFVTAGELSDFLMVDKKTIYRYINSLNLANIPIYAKKGRYGGFYIDKNFYMKSPELNENEIKALLMAGEILTEENGFIYEKEYKTALGKIKNNLSSKDIELDNIYNFNDFRINSIGNNKISQDKIFKICSSIMNNKSINISYFSINKNEITFRKIDPYDIMFKYGKWYIVGYCHFNKYIEIFDINRIKDIKDTKDTFVISKSFSINSFLEKYKSIFTHNKVKVELKFNKNRADFIKGNKWYVNEEIEELENGEVLFKVYVENLQEIKRWILGFGKDVQVLEPKELKFQLIEEISELNKIYN, encoded by the coding sequence ATGTCAAAAATTTCTCATATATTACAATTGTTAATTATACTTCAATATAAAGAGTTTGTAACGGCTGGGGAACTTTCAGATTTTTTAATGGTGGATAAAAAAACAATATATAGATATATAAATAGTTTAAATTTGGCTAATATACCTATATACGCCAAAAAAGGAAGATATGGAGGTTTTTATATAGATAAAAATTTTTATATGAAAAGTCCTGAGTTAAATGAAAATGAAATAAAAGCATTGTTAATGGCAGGAGAAATTTTAACAGAAGAAAATGGCTTTATTTATGAAAAAGAATATAAAACAGCTTTAGGAAAGATAAAAAATAATTTAAGTAGTAAGGATATAGAATTAGATAATATATATAATTTTAATGATTTTAGGATAAATAGTATAGGAAATAATAAAATTTCACAAGATAAAATATTTAAAATATGTAGTTCCATAATGAACAATAAATCTATAAATATAAGTTATTTTAGTATAAATAAGAACGAAATTACTTTTAGAAAAATAGATCCCTATGATATTATGTTTAAATATGGGAAATGGTATATTGTAGGATATTGTCATTTCAATAAATACATAGAAATATTTGATATAAACAGAATTAAAGATATAAAGGATACAAAGGATACTTTTGTTATTTCTAAAAGTTTTTCAATAAATAGTTTTTTAGAAAAATATAAAAGTATATTTACACACAATAAGGTGAAAGTTGAATTAAAGTTTAATAAAAATAGGGCAGATTTTATAAAAGGGAATAAATGGTATGTAAATGAAGAAATAGAGGAACTTGAAAATGGTGAAGTTTTATTTAAAGTATATGTAGAAAATTTACAGGAAATAAAGAGATGGATTTTAGGGTTTGGAAAAGATGTACAGGTTTTGGAGCCTAAAGAATTAAAGTTCCAGCTGATAGAGGAGATATCTGAATTAAATAAAATATATAATTAA
- a CDS encoding ABC transporter substrate-binding protein, whose product MKFKKIICLILILILPITFVSCKKENKTNSKELNMYIDIKDENSLNILKIIMEEYKKSNEDVKININNALGSNVEEELKKEKSPDLIFVSRNEMIKLSQKGLLDNMETSYEKNNITKDYYNVFNSYGRFKDKYYGLPIIPYTIEVLYNTDALNKLNIEEPKNINDIKNVMKQLKTSSTKVPVMLPNDLDINSIIFSIISNNITNSMELENIYDKGKKEYQTLKNMQEPFNIINNMVKDNILDKNSFETGKEVTLEKFNNGDIPIIISTSYYNNQIKSPNIKSVKQLYNVDKLNNTEPVIINSIMCLPLKAKNSEEANNFVDFTFSEKAQKYLLKKGFVTGNKKINKEKEGELTKLNKTTVEKLSNLNENSILILYNLPNTFKSSISASIDKILNNEYTGKEWNKIVEDNLK is encoded by the coding sequence TTGAAATTTAAAAAAATAATATGTTTGATTCTTATATTAATATTGCCGATAACTTTTGTTTCTTGTAAAAAAGAAAATAAAACTAATAGTAAAGAGCTAAATATGTATATAGATATTAAAGACGAAAATTCTTTAAATATATTAAAAATTATTATGGAAGAATATAAAAAATCTAATGAAGATGTAAAAATAAATATAAATAATGCATTAGGTAGTAATGTGGAAGAAGAATTAAAAAAAGAAAAATCTCCTGACTTAATATTTGTGTCAAGAAATGAAATGATAAAGCTATCTCAAAAGGGACTTTTAGATAATATGGAAACAAGTTATGAAAAAAATAATATTACTAAAGATTATTATAATGTTTTTAATAGTTATGGTAGATTTAAAGATAAATATTATGGATTACCTATTATACCTTATACTATAGAGGTCCTATATAATACTGATGCTTTAAATAAATTAAATATAGAGGAACCTAAAAATATAAATGATATAAAAAATGTTATGAAGCAATTAAAAACTTCATCTACTAAAGTACCTGTTATGTTACCAAATGATTTAGATATAAATTCAATTATATTTTCAATAATATCAAATAATATAACAAATTCTATGGAATTAGAAAATATTTATGATAAAGGAAAGAAAGAATATCAGACGTTAAAAAATATGCAGGAACCTTTTAATATTATAAATAATATGGTTAAAGATAATATATTAGATAAAAATTCTTTTGAGACAGGAAAGGAAGTTACATTAGAAAAATTTAATAATGGAGATATTCCTATAATAATAAGTACTTCTTATTATAATAATCAAATAAAAAGTCCTAATATAAAATCTGTTAAACAATTATATAATGTAGATAAATTAAATAATACAGAACCTGTAATTATAAATTCTATAATGTGTTTGCCGCTAAAAGCTAAAAATTCAGAGGAAGCAAATAATTTTGTAGATTTTACTTTTAGTGAAAAAGCTCAAAAATATTTATTAAAAAAGGGTTTTGTAACAGGAAATAAGAAAATTAATAAAGAAAAAGAAGGAGAGCTTACTAAACTGAATAAAACTACTGTAGAAAAATTAAGTAATTTAAATGAAAATAGTATATTAATATTATATAATTTACCAAATACTTTTAAGTCTAGCATTTCAGCTTCTATTGATAAGATACTAAACAATGAGTATACGGGAAAAGAGTGGAATAAAATTGTAGAAGATAATTTAAAATAA